A part of Oncorhynchus gorbuscha isolate QuinsamMale2020 ecotype Even-year linkage group LG09, OgorEven_v1.0, whole genome shotgun sequence genomic DNA contains:
- the LOC124043710 gene encoding sodium channel subunit beta-1-like, translating to MSAVRLLLLFLLCSHFVSLCHGACSEVDSDTEAVAGKGFKLGCISCKMRPEVEASATVNWYFKAKGEAEFAHIYNYDEEGPHIVDERFEERVDWNGSKRSQDIQDASIYLFNVTFNDSGTYSCHFHRLLTYEFYEYQTVVSKLVHLKVVAKATRGTASIVSEVMMYVSIIGLQAWLYIEMVYCFRKISAAGEEALRESANAEYLAIASESKDNCAGVQVAE from the exons ATGTCTGCTGTGCGACTGCTGCTCCTATTTCTGCTTTGTTCCCATTTTG TGTCCCTGTGCCATGGGGCCTGTTCAGAGGTGGACTCGGACACTGAGGCCGTTGCAGGCAAAGGGTTCAAACTGGGCTGCATCTCCTGTAAGATGAGGCCTGAGGTGGAGGCTTCTGCCACGGTCAACTGGTATTTCAAGGCCAAAGGGGAAGCTGAATTTGCTCAT ATATATAATTACGATGAGGAGGGCCCCCACATTGTGGATGAGCGCTTTGAGGAGCGCGTCGACTGGAACGGCAGTAAGAGGAGCCAAGACATACAGGATGCATCCATCTACCTCTTCAATGTCACCTTCAATGACTCGGGCACCTACAGTTGCCACTTCCACCGGCTCTTGACGTATGAGTTCTACGAATACCAGACTGTTGTCAGCAAGCTTGTGCACCTGAAAGTGGTGGCTAAAG ccaccAGAGGGACAGCCTCTATAGTCTCTGAAGTGATGATGTATGTGTCCATCATCGGGCTACAGGCTTGGCTCTACATAGAGATGGTATACTGCTTCAGAAAGATCTCAGCTGCAGGAGAGGAAGCATTAAGAGAAAGCGC GAATGCAGAATATTTAGCTATAGCCTCAGAGAGTAAAGATAACTGTGCAGGGGTGCAAGTGGCAGAATAA